One Microbacterium trichothecenolyticum DNA window includes the following coding sequences:
- the efeU gene encoding iron uptake transporter permease EfeU, with translation MLATYVIGLREGLEAALIVGIIAAFLKNNGRRLTGMWIGVVLAVALSIGVGVVLSLVEQSLPQAAQEAMETVIGAVAIFFVTGMLVWMNRHARSMRSELEEHAGAALKDGHAWALALMAFLAVLKEGFETSVFLLATFSASTDAALAALGASLGVLTAIAVGIGIYLGGVRINLSRFFRVTGGFLILVAAGLVVSTLRTAHEAGWLTGGQQRTVDLSAIVTPGSIPSALITGVLGIPADPRLIEVVGWFAYLIPVALFVFWPRAARPRADRVPRLQAALGAAAAVVAIALAVSWALPTTTAPGPLTLAAGASGTDGATTGTASLAGTRLTIALDGSDARTVTLDGPSTSVEHEGVNASQWTWTDDDSGSGPATLSLEDLATLSGGRLPIGINRAQQPGPFAAHWQISDEVSVWTAEGVLLDASSTRDAIVTLSGGGLTTERSVTVTGADLAHPDAGWHGATAEVSARAALAEARIETDNERLLWGVQVPAVLAVAAIALLLAAWRGRRRTRAHEAVEASPAPFTHPAHAAAP, from the coding sequence GTGCTCGCCACCTATGTCATCGGGCTGCGAGAAGGGCTCGAAGCGGCCCTGATCGTCGGCATCATCGCCGCATTCCTCAAGAACAACGGCCGACGACTGACCGGCATGTGGATCGGCGTCGTGCTCGCGGTGGCTCTGTCGATCGGGGTCGGCGTCGTCCTCTCGCTCGTGGAGCAGTCACTCCCCCAGGCCGCTCAAGAGGCGATGGAGACCGTCATCGGAGCGGTCGCGATCTTCTTCGTCACCGGCATGCTCGTGTGGATGAACCGTCACGCGCGGAGCATGCGGTCCGAGCTGGAGGAGCACGCGGGAGCCGCTCTCAAAGACGGGCACGCGTGGGCGCTCGCGCTGATGGCGTTCCTCGCCGTGTTGAAAGAGGGCTTCGAGACGAGCGTGTTCCTGCTCGCGACGTTCTCGGCTTCGACGGATGCCGCGCTCGCCGCTCTTGGCGCCAGCCTCGGCGTCCTGACCGCCATCGCCGTCGGAATCGGGATCTACCTGGGCGGCGTCCGCATCAACCTCAGCCGGTTCTTCCGCGTGACGGGCGGATTCTTGATCCTCGTGGCCGCGGGACTGGTCGTCTCCACCCTCCGTACGGCCCATGAGGCGGGCTGGCTCACGGGCGGGCAGCAGCGCACCGTCGACCTCTCAGCGATCGTGACACCCGGCAGCATCCCGTCCGCGCTCATCACCGGCGTCCTCGGCATCCCGGCCGATCCCCGCCTGATCGAGGTCGTCGGATGGTTCGCCTATCTGATCCCCGTCGCGCTGTTCGTCTTCTGGCCGCGTGCCGCGCGTCCGCGCGCCGACCGCGTGCCGCGCCTGCAGGCCGCCCTCGGTGCCGCGGCGGCGGTCGTCGCCATCGCGCTGGCCGTGAGCTGGGCGCTTCCGACGACGACCGCGCCCGGCCCCCTGACGCTCGCCGCCGGCGCGTCGGGCACCGATGGCGCGACGACGGGCACCGCGAGCCTGGCGGGAACCCGCCTGACGATCGCCCTCGACGGATCCGACGCGCGTACGGTGACCCTCGACGGGCCCTCGACCTCCGTCGAGCACGAGGGGGTCAACGCCTCGCAGTGGACATGGACGGACGATGACTCCGGCTCCGGACCCGCCACGCTCAGCCTCGAAGACCTCGCCACTCTGTCGGGCGGCCGGCTCCCGATCGGGATCAACCGCGCCCAGCAGCCCGGACCGTTCGCCGCGCACTGGCAGATCAGCGACGAGGTGTCGGTATGGACCGCCGAGGGCGTCCTGCTCGATGCCTCCTCGACGCGCGACGCGATCGTGACGCTCAGCGGCGGCGGACTCACGACCGAGCGATCGGTGACCGTCACGGGCGCCGACCTCGCCCACCCCGACGCCGGCTGGCACGGAGCCACGGCCGAGGTCTCGGCCCGCGCCGCCCTGGCCGAGGCCCGGATCGAGACCGACAACGAGCGACTGCTCTGGGGCGTGCAGGTTCCCGCCGTGCTCGCCGTCGCCGCCATCGCGCTGCTGCTCGCAGCGTGGCGCGGACGCCGCCGCACGCGCGCACACGAGGCAGTCGAGGCATCCCCCGCGCCTTTCACGCACCCCGCCCACGCCGCCGCCCCGTGA
- a CDS encoding class I SAM-dependent methyltransferase, producing MDATQWDERYRASAGGVWAAEPPAVVREIVSACRPGTAIDVATGDGRTAVWLAARGWSCTGIDFSAAGLALAAARPGGDAVTWIHADVHEWEPSASVDLVVSCYLHLPDSAAAVARIGEWVAPGGTLVVIGHDIENIAAGGHGPSDPAILYTPDLLHGALDDRFRIERCGRITRTAADAELRGGHGSAAIDTLLHAVRVR from the coding sequence ATGGATGCCACGCAGTGGGACGAGCGATACCGAGCCTCGGCCGGGGGTGTGTGGGCCGCCGAGCCTCCCGCGGTCGTCCGAGAGATCGTGTCCGCGTGTCGGCCGGGAACGGCCATCGACGTCGCGACCGGCGACGGACGTACCGCCGTCTGGCTCGCTGCCCGCGGCTGGAGCTGCACCGGCATCGACTTCTCGGCGGCGGGGCTCGCGCTCGCCGCCGCGCGACCCGGCGGCGACGCCGTGACCTGGATCCACGCCGATGTGCACGAGTGGGAGCCGTCGGCATCCGTCGACCTCGTGGTCTCGTGCTACCTGCACCTGCCCGACAGTGCGGCGGCGGTCGCGCGGATCGGGGAGTGGGTCGCGCCCGGGGGAACGCTCGTCGTGATCGGCCACGACATCGAGAACATCGCGGCGGGTGGACACGGGCCGTCGGATCCCGCGATCCTGTACACCCCAGACCTGCTTCACGGCGCTCTCGACGACCGGTTCCGTATCGAGCGCTGCGGGCGGATCACTCGCACGGCCGCGGATGCCGAACTGCGCGGCGGCCATGGCTCCGCGGCGATCGACACGCTGCTGCACGCGGTGCGGGTGAGGTGA
- a CDS encoding CE1759 family FMN reductase, translated as MAARRIAVVTAGLSTPSSTRMLGDRLAHAALAKLRERGIEATSDVFELRDYAHDLTDNLLTGFAPAPLEQMINTVVSADGIIAVTPIFSTSYSGLFKSFIDVLDPQALNGTPVLIGANAGTARHSLAIDYAIRPLFTYLHANPVPTGVFAASSDWGANADEVAPLGSRVERGAREFADAIAAREPVRDADPFDPSSYLGEGRSFGHLLGGLSGE; from the coding sequence ATGGCCGCCCGTCGCATCGCGGTCGTGACCGCGGGGCTGTCGACCCCGTCGTCGACGCGCATGCTCGGCGACCGGCTCGCCCACGCCGCGCTCGCGAAGCTGCGTGAGCGGGGGATCGAGGCCACGAGCGACGTCTTCGAGCTGCGCGACTACGCGCACGACCTCACCGACAACCTGCTCACCGGCTTCGCTCCGGCGCCGCTGGAGCAGATGATCAACACGGTCGTCTCGGCCGACGGCATCATCGCGGTCACCCCGATCTTCTCCACGAGCTACTCGGGCCTGTTCAAGTCGTTCATCGACGTGCTCGACCCGCAGGCGCTGAACGGAACGCCGGTGCTGATCGGTGCGAACGCCGGCACCGCGCGGCACTCGCTCGCGATCGACTACGCGATCCGTCCGCTCTTCACCTACCTGCACGCCAACCCCGTGCCGACGGGTGTGTTCGCGGCATCCAGCGACTGGGGCGCGAACGCCGATGAGGTCGCCCCGCTCGGCTCGCGCGTCGAGCGCGGTGCCCGGGAGTTCGCGGATGCCATCGCCGCCCGCGAGCCCGTCCGCGACGCCGACCCGTTCGACCCGTCGTCGTACCTCGGCGAGGGCCGGTCGTTCGGCCACCTGCTGGGCGGTCTGTCGGGGGAGTGA
- the rpsO gene encoding 30S ribosomal protein S15 — protein MALEADVKKAIIEEYATHPGDTGSPEVQVAMLTQRIKDLTEHLKAHKHDHHSRRGLFLLVGQRRRLLGYLQEVDINRYRSLIERLGLRR, from the coding sequence ATGGCACTCGAAGCAGACGTCAAGAAGGCGATCATCGAAGAGTACGCGACGCACCCCGGTGACACCGGATCCCCCGAGGTGCAGGTCGCGATGCTGACGCAGCGCATCAAGGACCTCACCGAGCACCTCAAGGCACACAAGCACGACCACCACTCGCGCCGTGGCCTGTTCCTGCTCGTCGGTCAGCGCCGTCGCCTGCTGGGTTACCTGCAGGAGGTCGACATCAACCGTTACCGCTCGCTCATCGAGCGTCTCGGTCTGCGTCGCTGA
- a CDS encoding isopenicillin N synthase family dioxygenase, which produces MSDLNLPVLDLSLLDQGPDAAARFRDELRAATHDVGFFYLTGTGVSPELEASLLKAAKDFFALPEADKLAIENVTSPHFRGYTRVGGERTQGRVDWREQIDIGPERDAIDDPDGPGYNRLIGPNLWPAAQPELKEVVTEWHDHLTGVARKLLRAWALALGAEEQYFDRHFGDPQTLIKIVRYPGKDDPTPQQGVGAHKDSGVLTLLWVEPGKGGLQVERDGEWVDAPPVPGAFVVNIGELLEYATQGYLTATNHRVISPKYPDERISVPFFFNPALDARLPIIELPAELASEVRGVTDDPTNPIHATYGENALKSRLRAHPDVAERWHADLLAARTAS; this is translated from the coding sequence ATGTCCGACCTCAATCTCCCCGTGCTCGACCTCTCGCTCCTCGACCAGGGCCCGGATGCCGCTGCCCGCTTCCGCGACGAGCTGCGCGCCGCGACCCACGACGTCGGATTCTTCTACCTCACCGGTACCGGGGTGAGCCCCGAGCTCGAGGCGAGCCTGTTGAAGGCGGCGAAGGACTTCTTCGCCCTGCCGGAGGCCGACAAGCTCGCGATCGAGAACGTCACCAGCCCGCATTTCCGGGGCTACACACGCGTCGGCGGCGAGCGCACTCAGGGCCGGGTCGACTGGCGCGAGCAGATCGACATCGGCCCCGAGCGCGATGCGATCGACGACCCCGACGGGCCCGGTTACAACCGCCTGATCGGCCCGAACCTGTGGCCGGCCGCACAGCCCGAGCTCAAGGAGGTCGTCACCGAGTGGCACGACCACCTCACCGGCGTGGCCCGCAAGCTGCTGCGTGCGTGGGCGCTCGCCCTCGGCGCCGAGGAGCAGTACTTCGACCGTCACTTCGGCGACCCGCAGACCCTCATCAAGATCGTGCGCTACCCCGGCAAAGACGACCCGACTCCCCAGCAGGGCGTCGGCGCGCACAAGGACTCGGGCGTTCTCACCCTGCTGTGGGTCGAGCCCGGCAAGGGCGGTCTGCAGGTCGAACGCGACGGCGAGTGGGTCGACGCTCCCCCGGTTCCCGGCGCCTTCGTCGTCAACATCGGCGAACTGCTCGAGTACGCCACGCAGGGATACCTCACGGCCACGAACCACCGCGTCATCTCGCCGAAGTATCCCGACGAGCGCATCTCGGTGCCGTTCTTCTTCAACCCCGCCCTCGATGCGCGGCTGCCGATCATCGAGCTGCCCGCGGAGTTGGCATCCGAGGTCCGCGGCGTCACCGACGACCCGACCAACCCGATCCACGCGACCTACGGCGAGAACGCGCTCAAGTCCCGTCTGCGCGCCCACCCCGACGTCGCCGAGCGCTGGCACGCCGACCTGCTGGCGGCGCGCACCGCTTCCTGA
- a CDS encoding DUF167 domain-containing protein produces MQLTVRVKPGSRRGPLVEETADGLVVHVRERAVEGAANDGVVKALAAHFGVAPRDVEILRGHTARIKRVEVDA; encoded by the coding sequence GTGCAGCTCACCGTCCGCGTCAAACCCGGGAGTCGGCGCGGTCCCCTCGTCGAGGAGACCGCCGACGGTCTCGTCGTACACGTGCGCGAACGCGCCGTCGAGGGCGCGGCCAACGACGGCGTCGTGAAGGCCCTCGCCGCCCACTTCGGGGTCGCCCCGCGCGACGTCGAGATCCTTCGGGGCCACACCGCCCGCATCAAGCGCGTCGAGGTCGACGCGTGA
- a CDS encoding MFS transporter, with product MKVRRSAFIDLRPFTTSPAFARLWIGSTLAGLGGQLTVVAVMLHVFELTQSTFAVSMIAVAGLVPMILAGLYGGMLADAFDRRTVALLAALITFASTALLAILAWTGLETVGWLFVLSVVNSAANSIVMATKSAITPRLLPRDLLPAAAALQGVTVGIMVMAGPALAGVLVAVAGYAWTYSLDVLLMTSLFLGLWSLPKLRPEGEVVRPGLESLRDGARFLRRAPNIRLQYILDIVAMTFGQPVTLFPAIGAVLLGGGAITTGVLTAAVAAGAFLSSLFSGPIGRVRRQGLGIERSIQVYGLSIGAFGLVLLAAALGWMRPDLVDEKHAAVGLIVVAAIVLAVSGAADNVSAIYRSTMMQAAVPDAMRGRLQGIFIVVVAGGPRIGALYAGTLATLTALWVPPLFGGILILALVGVLVRLSPRFRHYDALDPQP from the coding sequence GTGAAGGTGCGCCGCAGCGCGTTCATCGACCTGCGCCCCTTCACCACCTCCCCCGCGTTCGCGCGCCTGTGGATCGGGTCCACGCTCGCGGGCCTCGGCGGCCAGCTGACCGTCGTCGCGGTCATGCTGCACGTGTTCGAACTGACGCAGAGCACGTTCGCCGTGTCGATGATCGCGGTCGCGGGTCTCGTGCCCATGATCCTGGCCGGGCTCTATGGCGGCATGCTCGCCGACGCCTTCGACCGACGCACCGTGGCCCTGCTCGCGGCCCTCATCACCTTCGCCTCGACCGCGCTGCTCGCGATCCTCGCCTGGACGGGACTCGAGACCGTGGGGTGGCTGTTCGTGCTGAGCGTGGTGAACTCCGCGGCCAATTCGATCGTCATGGCGACGAAGTCGGCGATCACCCCGCGGCTGCTCCCCCGCGACCTGCTGCCCGCGGCCGCTGCCCTGCAGGGGGTCACGGTCGGCATCATGGTGATGGCAGGTCCCGCCCTCGCGGGCGTGCTCGTCGCCGTGGCGGGCTACGCCTGGACGTACTCGCTCGACGTCCTGCTCATGACATCCCTGTTCCTGGGCCTGTGGTCTCTGCCGAAGCTCCGCCCCGAGGGCGAGGTCGTGCGCCCCGGACTGGAGTCGCTGCGCGACGGCGCACGGTTCCTGCGACGTGCCCCCAACATCCGCCTGCAGTACATCCTCGACATCGTCGCGATGACCTTCGGGCAGCCGGTCACCCTCTTCCCCGCGATCGGCGCCGTCCTCCTGGGTGGCGGGGCCATCACGACCGGCGTGCTCACCGCCGCGGTCGCCGCGGGAGCGTTCCTGTCCAGCCTGTTCTCGGGCCCGATCGGGCGCGTGCGCCGACAGGGCCTGGGTATCGAGCGGTCGATCCAGGTCTACGGGCTGTCCATCGGCGCGTTCGGCCTCGTGCTGCTGGCGGCCGCCCTCGGGTGGATGCGCCCCGACCTCGTCGACGAGAAGCACGCTGCGGTCGGGCTGATCGTCGTGGCCGCGATCGTCCTCGCCGTCTCCGGCGCCGCCGACAACGTCAGTGCCATCTACCGCTCGACGATGATGCAAGCGGCTGTTCCGGATGCCATGCGCGGGCGCCTGCAGGGGATCTTCATCGTCGTGGTGGCCGGCGGACCCCGCATCGGGGCCCTCTACGCCGGCACCCTTGCGACACTCACAGCACTCTGGGTGCCGCCCCTGTTCGGCGGCATCCTGATCCTCGCGCTCGTCGGTGTGCTGGTCCGCCTCTCCCCGCGCTTCCGCCACTACGACGCGCTGGACCCCCAACCCTGA
- a CDS encoding DNA/RNA non-specific endonuclease: MSDGYDPDFLGIPLPLPSPATATTRLDYPRFSVLLDEQRRFAAVTGVVIDGATLRDPPRTGEWRLDPRVPDEAQAGPEVYTRNDLDRGHLVRRRDPGWGSAAEAHDATEATFFYTNAAPQAAGFNQSKELWLGLEDHVLAYAETTDQRLAVFTAPVLGDDDPPYRGISVPLRFWKIAAWRRGEALAAAGFVLDQTSLVDTRQGLTVPPLGAFRTFQAPIADIADEARIDVGTLVAADTFVRRGLRPVAARELQNVDDIVL; encoded by the coding sequence ATGAGCGACGGCTACGATCCGGACTTCCTCGGCATTCCCCTGCCCCTTCCCTCCCCCGCCACGGCGACGACGCGGCTCGACTACCCGCGGTTCTCGGTGCTGCTCGACGAACAGCGCCGTTTCGCCGCGGTCACCGGCGTCGTGATCGACGGCGCGACGCTGCGCGACCCCCCGCGCACGGGCGAGTGGCGGCTCGACCCGCGTGTGCCCGATGAGGCGCAGGCCGGGCCCGAGGTGTACACCCGCAACGACCTCGACCGGGGCCACCTCGTGCGCCGGCGCGACCCCGGCTGGGGCTCGGCGGCGGAAGCTCACGATGCCACTGAGGCCACGTTCTTCTACACCAACGCCGCGCCGCAGGCCGCGGGCTTCAACCAGTCGAAAGAGCTCTGGCTGGGACTGGAAGACCATGTGCTGGCCTACGCCGAGACCACGGATCAGCGCCTCGCCGTGTTCACCGCGCCGGTTCTCGGCGACGACGATCCCCCGTACCGCGGCATCAGCGTGCCGTTGCGGTTCTGGAAGATCGCAGCCTGGCGCCGGGGCGAGGCCCTTGCCGCGGCTGGATTCGTGCTCGACCAGACTTCGCTGGTCGACACGCGCCAAGGGCTCACCGTGCCGCCGCTCGGCGCGTTCCGCACATTCCAAGCGCCGATCGCCGACATCGCCGACGAAGCGCGCATCGACGTAGGCACGCTGGTCGCGGCCGATACCTTCGTGCGACGGGGGCTGCGCCCGGTCGCGGCACGGGAACTGCAGAACGTGGACGACATCGTGCTCTGA
- a CDS encoding LLM class flavin-dependent oxidoreductase — protein MQFGVMTVSDITQDPTTGKTPSEAQRIKDTLTIAKHTEEVGLDVFALGEHHNPPFWSSSPTTTLAYIAAQTERLILTTSTTLITTNDPVKIAEDFAMLQHVSGGRADLMLGRGNTGPVYPWFGKDIRQGLPLTIENYDLLHKLWREDVVDWEGKFRSSLQGFTSTPRPLDGVPPFVWHGSIRTPEIAEQAAYYGNGFFANNIFWPKEHYQRLITLYRERFAHYGHGTPQQAIVGLGGQVFMRANSQDAVREFRPYFDNAPVYGHGPSLEDFSQMTPLTVGSPQQVIDRYAAMRETFGDYQRQLFLIDHAGLPTKTVLEQLDILGSEVVPVLRKELQKDRPAEVPDAPTHANLVEKIYAGAAPRQAIPGANRGDNLTAGSPYQDAAPRRGSAFGAAATKVGA, from the coding sequence ATGCAGTTCGGTGTCATGACGGTGAGCGACATCACCCAGGACCCGACAACCGGAAAGACCCCGAGCGAAGCCCAGCGCATCAAGGACACGCTCACGATCGCCAAGCACACCGAAGAGGTCGGCCTCGACGTCTTCGCCCTCGGCGAGCACCACAACCCGCCGTTCTGGTCGTCGTCGCCCACCACGACGCTGGCGTACATCGCCGCGCAGACCGAGCGCCTCATCCTCACCACCTCGACGACGCTCATCACCACGAACGACCCGGTGAAGATCGCCGAAGACTTCGCCATGCTGCAGCACGTGTCGGGCGGTCGCGCCGACCTCATGCTCGGTCGCGGCAACACCGGCCCCGTGTACCCCTGGTTCGGCAAGGACATCCGTCAGGGCCTGCCGCTCACCATCGAGAACTACGACCTGCTGCACAAGCTGTGGCGCGAGGACGTCGTCGACTGGGAGGGCAAGTTCCGCAGCTCGCTGCAGGGCTTCACCTCGACCCCGCGTCCGCTCGACGGCGTGCCCCCGTTCGTGTGGCACGGCTCGATCCGCACACCCGAGATCGCCGAGCAGGCCGCGTACTACGGCAACGGCTTCTTCGCGAACAACATCTTCTGGCCCAAGGAGCACTACCAGCGCCTCATCACGCTGTACCGCGAGCGCTTCGCCCACTACGGCCACGGCACGCCCCAGCAGGCGATCGTCGGCCTCGGCGGCCAGGTGTTCATGCGCGCGAACTCGCAGGACGCGGTGCGGGAGTTCCGCCCCTACTTCGACAACGCGCCGGTGTACGGCCACGGCCCGAGCCTCGAGGACTTCAGCCAGATGACCCCGCTGACCGTCGGCTCGCCGCAGCAGGTCATCGACCGCTACGCCGCGATGCGCGAGACGTTCGGCGACTACCAGCGCCAGCTCTTCCTCATCGACCACGCGGGCCTGCCCACCAAGACCGTGCTCGAGCAGCTCGACATCCTCGGCTCCGAGGTCGTGCCGGTGCTGCGCAAGGAGCTGCAGAAGGACCGTCCGGCCGAGGTGCCCGACGCGCCCACGCACGCGAACCTCGTCGAGAAGATCTACGCCGGTGCGGCTCCGCGTCAGGCGATTCCTGGTGCGAACCGCGGCGACAACCTCACCGCGGGCAGCCCCTACCAGGATGCCGCTCCGCGCCGGGGCAGCGCGTTCGGTGCGGCTGCGACGAAGGTCGGTGCCTGA
- a CDS encoding Dyp-type peroxidase produces MSEQPDETPSAKGLSRRALLLTAAAGGFAVGGLAGGGIAASAAAAGHADGATGDVVDLSTAHPFYGTGAQAGITTPVQRYSVFMTFDYTGVGAADLQVLLARWSAAIAQLMQGKTVGEVEPERVDAIGKDTGEALDLEPAALTVTVGLGPGLFTDRTGLADRKPPLLRDLQLGDTTIKPELNGGDLSVQACADDPQVAYHAVRALARMGKDSGSAATRWTVMGFGRAAAGKGQSTPRNLMGYKDGTRNIFEADDLDAFVWTSDGPEWTRGGTYQVVRKIQMHIENWDTDRVSDQNNVFGRHKVTGAPLTGTQEFDEPDFAQQDASGSPVIPATAHIRLAAHETNGGVKILRRGFNYTDGINQFGFLDGGLLFLSYQNDPAHFEQLQSRLSRSDALNEYITHIGSGIFFVPPAPREGSYIAAGLFA; encoded by the coding sequence GTGAGCGAGCAGCCCGACGAGACGCCGTCGGCGAAGGGCCTGTCCCGCCGCGCGCTGTTGCTGACGGCCGCGGCGGGGGGCTTCGCCGTCGGCGGTCTCGCCGGCGGCGGGATCGCCGCATCCGCCGCGGCGGCCGGTCATGCCGACGGCGCCACGGGCGACGTGGTCGACCTCAGCACGGCTCACCCGTTCTACGGCACCGGCGCACAGGCGGGCATCACGACGCCCGTGCAGCGGTACTCCGTCTTCATGACGTTCGACTACACCGGCGTCGGAGCAGCAGACCTGCAGGTGCTTCTGGCCCGGTGGTCGGCGGCCATCGCCCAGCTGATGCAGGGCAAGACCGTCGGCGAGGTCGAACCCGAGCGCGTGGATGCCATCGGCAAAGACACCGGCGAGGCTCTCGATCTCGAACCGGCCGCCCTCACCGTGACCGTCGGTCTCGGGCCCGGACTGTTCACCGACAGGACGGGGCTCGCCGACCGCAAGCCGCCGCTGCTGCGCGACTTGCAGCTCGGCGACACCACGATCAAGCCCGAGCTGAACGGCGGCGATCTCTCGGTGCAGGCCTGCGCCGACGACCCGCAGGTCGCCTACCACGCGGTCCGTGCCCTCGCGCGGATGGGCAAGGACTCGGGCTCGGCGGCGACCCGATGGACGGTGATGGGCTTCGGCCGCGCGGCGGCGGGCAAGGGCCAATCCACACCGCGCAACCTCATGGGGTACAAGGACGGCACCCGCAACATCTTCGAGGCAGACGACCTCGACGCGTTCGTCTGGACCTCGGACGGCCCCGAATGGACGCGCGGCGGCACCTATCAGGTCGTCCGCAAGATCCAGATGCACATCGAGAACTGGGACACCGACCGCGTCAGCGACCAGAACAACGTGTTCGGCCGCCACAAGGTGACCGGCGCCCCGCTCACCGGCACCCAGGAGTTCGACGAGCCCGACTTCGCCCAACAGGATGCCTCGGGCTCCCCCGTCATCCCGGCCACGGCGCACATCCGGCTCGCCGCGCACGAGACCAACGGAGGGGTGAAGATCCTCCGCCGCGGGTTCAACTACACCGACGGCATCAATCAGTTCGGGTTCCTCGACGGCGGCCTGCTCTTCCTCAGCTACCAGAACGACCCTGCGCACTTCGAGCAGTTGCAGTCCCGGCTGAGCCGTTCGGACGCCCTCAACGAGTACATCACGCACATCGGCTCGGGCATCTTCTTCGTGCCCCCCGCGCCGCGCGAAGGCTCGTACATCGCGGCGGGCCTCTTCGCCTGA
- the efeO gene encoding iron uptake system protein EfeO — translation MSSRTRIAARSSAIALLAVGGLALAGCSGTDNSAPAAAPTNSSGATQVTITLTGDDGDACALDFDTAPAGPITFTVVNKSSTAITEVELQSKSRILGEKENLAPGLPPVSFTTRLDGGTYQVYCPGATNETTDFTVTGESATATGGSVSALLEQGTQGYADYTKGVVADMVTAVTNLQSAVDSGDVQAAQKQYALARPFYEKIESDVEGFVLDGFDPTDNAGNLDYLIDMREATPPDPAVGWSGFHAIERDLFQDGTITDSTKTLAAGLVENTQKLQTVMGTLTYKPEDLANGAAALLEEVQSAKITGEEEAYSHIDLVDFAANVEGAQQAFAFLRPGLDQIDSGLSTQIAGQFDTVTKLLDGYRDPNGLGGYKRWDDALRASDAVTLGKAVQALQEPLSRIAEKVATAS, via the coding sequence ATGTCTTCTCGTACCCGAATCGCGGCGCGCAGCAGCGCGATCGCTCTCCTCGCCGTCGGCGGCCTCGCCCTCGCCGGCTGCAGCGGCACCGACAACAGCGCACCGGCAGCCGCTCCCACGAACTCCAGCGGTGCCACCCAGGTCACCATCACCCTCACGGGAGACGACGGCGACGCCTGCGCGCTCGACTTCGACACCGCCCCCGCCGGTCCCATCACCTTCACGGTGGTGAACAAGAGCTCGACCGCGATCACCGAGGTCGAGCTGCAGAGCAAGAGCCGCATCCTCGGCGAGAAAGAGAACCTCGCGCCCGGCCTGCCGCCGGTGTCGTTCACGACGCGCCTGGACGGCGGCACCTACCAGGTGTACTGCCCCGGGGCGACGAACGAGACCACCGACTTCACCGTCACCGGCGAGAGCGCGACGGCGACCGGCGGATCGGTGTCGGCCCTGCTCGAGCAGGGCACCCAGGGGTACGCCGACTACACCAAGGGCGTCGTGGCCGACATGGTCACCGCCGTGACGAACCTGCAGAGCGCCGTGGACAGCGGTGACGTCCAGGCGGCGCAGAAGCAGTACGCGCTGGCCCGTCCCTTCTACGAGAAGATCGAGTCCGACGTCGAGGGGTTCGTGCTCGACGGCTTCGACCCGACCGACAACGCGGGCAACCTCGACTACCTCATCGACATGCGAGAGGCCACCCCGCCGGACCCGGCCGTCGGGTGGTCGGGCTTCCACGCGATCGAGCGCGACCTGTTCCAGGACGGCACGATCACCGACTCCACCAAGACCCTCGCCGCGGGACTGGTGGAGAACACCCAGAAGCTGCAGACGGTCATGGGCACGCTGACGTACAAGCCCGAAGACCTCGCCAATGGTGCCGCCGCGCTTCTCGAAGAGGTGCAGTCGGCGAAGATCACCGGCGAAGAAGAGGCCTACAGCCACATCGACCTGGTCGACTTCGCCGCCAACGTCGAGGGCGCGCAGCAGGCCTTCGCCTTCCTGCGCCCGGGCCTCGACCAGATCGACAGCGGCCTCTCGACGCAGATCGCCGGGCAGTTCGACACGGTGACGAAGCTCCTCGACGGCTACCGTGACCCGAACGGACTCGGCGGCTACAAGCGATGGGATGACGCCCTGCGCGCGAGCGACGCGGTGACGCTCGGCAAGGCCGTCCAGGCGCTGCAGGAGCCCCTCTCGCGCATCGCCGAGAAGGTCGCGACCGCCTCGTGA